The Nerophis ophidion isolate RoL-2023_Sa linkage group LG05, RoL_Noph_v1.0, whole genome shotgun sequence genomic interval TAAAATTCTGCCAAAAATGTTAATTTCTAAAAGGTTGAGTTTCCATTTTAACAAGCAAGTGACACTAggccaggagtcgggaacctttttggttgagcgagccatggaagccaaatatttcaaaatgtatttccgtgagagccgtataatatatttttgacactgaatacaactaaatgtgtgcatttttaagtaagacctgtcatgtctttgtgatcatgttctgtttagttatgttctgtttagtttttgactccattcgttcctgtttttgcgcaccctggtttgtttttgtttccatgactaccaatcagttcacctgttttcacgactcacgcacctgaatcacttgaactcatgtacctgttgtcaatcaccacgtcaccatttaagcctgcagttgccaggcttaaatattacacttttcagccttctactcaccctctctcacctcctacacaccatgccgatgatccatactctttctcggtccaagtaagtttttcatgccatagtttgtaagatttattttatgttcatagttctcccattgtgcgagttttatttttcatagccaagtttttaaacctccactgagagagccttttgtttataccctttgtttttgtactatttttgagttaagattaaagatgtcattaccttcacgccatatcCGTTCCAATCACTTTCCACCACGGGAAAAAaacacaccatagtccaggtcttgacaagaccaacatttttagactataataagtatcttattctttttaataacatttttattctatattgaaccaataataaatataatacttcttaccattaatgcgaaatCTTgtacaggtgcgatagaaaacgaatggtcggattaaaatgcatgagaatgttttataatttaaacgttatttttaacactgtgattaccagcgtaattattaagtaattatcgtgttaaacaatgtcagctaagatttatctgagagccagatgtagtcatcaagagagacacatctggctctagagccttaggttccctacccctgctctaggccATGCACACAGAATTGTCAGAACCATGGAAAGCGCCCGTTGGCTGTCAGcagaaaaaaacacttataatatgaaatatacatttaaaaaaatctaataataaaactcaaaaatacTTAATCGCAATACTGAATAGGTAGGTAATAGCCAATCATCATGCTTGATACCACCTGAGTCCCAACTAAACAGTATCAGTACAGCTGACACTACAACAATCCAGCATGAAGGGCAAAAACACTGGTTTCTCCATCTATTGGGTGTGTATATAAGTCATAAAAATATAGCAACTTACTAATATTGAACTACTTAGCCCTTAAATATGTGCAAAAGAGGATtaagaagaaacacaaacagATTTCCAGCCTACCTTATCAGTGTTAGGTAAAGTCTGAGTCCTGCTAAAGGTGTCTCCTCCATTGATACTGATCAGTTCAGCATCTACAGGTGGATAAGGTCCGGGGAAAACCACTACGTCACTCTTGAGTGTGTCTGAGCTGAAACACACGTCATACTGCTGAGTAGCTTTGGAGTAAGACCAGCTCCCGTCAGGATGGGTGGTGATCATCGGGGCGCCGTACCTGCCGAAAGtgccgtctgtctgtctgtggcaTCTGATGGCTATTAAAGTGATGAGGCTGAGCAGAAAGATGAGTGACACGGCCACAATGGCGATGAGCAGGTACAGGTGTAAGTCGGAGAAGTTCTCCTCCTTTATGGGCACATGTCTGAACTGAGTGTGGATGTCAGCTGTGCTTTCAAGCACCACCACATCAATAGACACAGTAGCTGACAGGGAGGCTTCTCCATGATCACACACCGACACCACCAAGGGGTGACTTTTCAGGTCATTGTCACTCATTCTCCTCTTGGTGCGGATCTCCCCGGTGCTGGTTCCGATCCGGAATAAGTTGTTGTTGTTGCCTTTGGACTCAGACAGGTGATAGGAGAGCAGTGCATTGTATCCAGAGTCTGCGTCTACAGCCCTGATCTTTgccacaaagtatcccgcttcaGCAGAATAGGGGATGCTCTCACTGTTAACGGAGCTGTGCTCAGAATATGGCGCCAGAACGGTGGGACTGTTGTCATTCTCATCCAGGATAAAAACATTGACAGTCACGTTGCTGCTGAGTGGAGGAACACCAGAGTCTGTGGCCTGAACTTTAAACCGGAACGTCTTTAACTTCTCATAGTCAAACGACTGCAAACTGACTATATCTCCACTCTCCGAGTTGATGTTTAAAAGTGATTTAATTGGAATATTTCcaggatttacatctaacaatgtGTAGGACACTTTTGCATTGGCATCCAAATCAGGATCAAGCGCATTGATGGAGCAAAGAGAATTTCCCGTTGGACTATTTTCTTTGACATAAACATTAATAACGGGCTCCATAAAACGAGGTGCATTGTCGTTGACATCAGAAACATGAACAGTAATGATGCTGCTCGTGGACAGAGGAGGACTTCCTTCATCTGAGGCTATAATGGAGACATTATAAAGAGAGGTGTTTTCTCTGTCTAGTGCTCCATCAACTACTAAAGAATAATCATTTTTGTAGTTGGATTTCAGCTTAAAGGGAACAGATCCAACTACTTTACAGCTGGTCACACCGTTGTTCCCGCCATCCTTATCACTTACTGTAATTAAAGCAACAATTGTGCCTAATTCTGCGTTTTCTTTAACCGGCGTCATCAGTGACGTCACCGTTATTTCAGGGGCGTTGTCATTCACGTCAATTACCTCAATGAGCAGTTTGGCATGCGCACTACGAGGAACTGTACCTTGGTCCAATGCTTGAACTCTCACTTCATAAGCAGGAGTTTCTTCATAATCCAACGAACCTTTCACAGTGATTTCTCCTGTTtctgtatttaatttaaaaacgtCGGACGGATCATTGTTGCCTCTTTTGATCAACGAATACAGGATCTTACTATTCATGCCTTCGTCTAAATCAGTTGCATTTAATTTGATCACAACCGAGCCCTGCGGCGCGTCTTCACCCACACGCACTTTATAAAGCGACTTGCTGAAAGTGGGCACATTGTCATTGACATCGAGCACATTCACGCGTATTTGCAAAGAGCCGGATTTAGGAGGTTTGCCGCCATCTACAGCGGTCAGTGTGAGTCTGATTAAAGACTGTTTCTCTCGATCCAAAGCTTTGTGCAGCACCAGTTCTGCAGACACGCCGTGGTCTCCTCCGCTCTGCACGTCGAGCGTAAAATGTTCATTATTACTGAGCTTGTAGTTGCGCACAGAGTTGCTGCCGATGTCTGCGTCTACAGCCACCGGGAGAAGGTAGCGTTCTCCCGGTATGGCAGATTCGAATATATCCAAAGAATAGGCATGTTCAATAAATACAGGAGAATTGTCGTTTATGTCAAAAACACTGACCTCAATGCGGTATGCGGTCATCGGATTGTTTAACACGGCTTGTATCCTCAACGAGCATTTTGCCAGGTTAGTACAAAGCTCCTCCCTGTCTATTCTTTCCTTCACAAAAAGGTTTCCCGTCTGCAAATTCACATTAAAATACTCTTTGCCGTAGCTCGAAACCACACGCAGATCTCTGGCGTCCAGCTCCTGCACGTTAAGGTTCAAATCCCTGGCGATGTTTCCCACCACGAAGCCTTTGTTCACCTCCTCGTTGATGGAGTAAGACAACTGGGAAGCGGACGAGCCGTGAAAACAAAGAAGCACAGCAAAGGGAATCCAGAAAAGGTCTTGTTTTGTTGGTTGATGACGCGTCCTCATCGTTGATGCAGCAAAATGGAATCACGTATCCGTTAATCATCCACATGCAGGAAGAATGACTGCTGTTGAGGCTTCGATGCGTCTTCCGTGCATATAAACTACTGAATGAGGACGATTTATTTGCTGTTCCCATGCAGGGCGGATTCTGAATGGCTCAACAGGCTCACATCTGCGGTCTACTGCGACCCCGTGTGGTGATTTGAAGGTAAGCCACTCTTTACAGTAGATatactaaaccagtggttctcaaccttttttaagagtcgtaccccctctgaacatttttttttattcaagtaccccctaatcagagcaaagcagttttggttttaaaaaggataaaaataagtaaagtgaattatatttatatagagctttttctctagtgactcaaagcgctttacatagtcaaacccaatatctaagttacatttaaaccagtgtgggtggcacagcgggcaggggggtaaagtgtcttgcccaaggacacaacggcagtgtctaggatggcggaagtggggatcgaacctgcaacccacaagttgctggcagaaccgctctaccaaccgagctataccaccccaaagaagtcaaatacagcactttgtcatcagtttctgatttattaaattgtataacagtgcaaaatattgcttatttgtagtggtctattgaactatttggaaaaaaagataaaaataactaaaaacttggggcggtatagctcggttagcagagcggccgtgccagcaacttgagggttgcaggttcgatctccgcttctgccatcctagtcactgccgttgtgtccttgggcttgcaagacagtttacccacctgctcccagtgccacccacactggtttaaaaatgtaactcagatattgggtttcacaatgtaatgagaaaagcgctatataaatataattcactccactaattcacttgaaaaataaacaaaaataacgatttctccacatagaagtaatcatcaacttaaagtgccctctttggggattgtaatagagatccaacaacttcattctaaacatttcttcacaaaaaaatacatctttacatcaatatttatggaacatgtcaataaaaaatccagctgtcaacactgaatattgaaattgttgcatttcttttctcagtttatgaatttacattcatattttgttgaagtattattgaataaatatattcataaatccatccattttctaccgcttattccctttcggggtcgctggcgcctatctcagctacaatcgggcggaagacagggtacaccctggacaagtcgccacctcatcgcagggccaacacagatagacagacaacattcacactcacattcacacactagggcccatttagtgttgccaatcaacctatccccaggtgcatgtctttggaagtgggaggaagccggagtacccggagggaacccacgcattcacggggagaacatgcaaactccacacagaaagatcccgagcctggatttgaacccaggactgcaggaacttcgtattgtgaggcagacgcactaactcctctgccaccgtgaagccctatattcataaaggatttttgaattgttgctctttttagaatatttaaaaaaaatctcacataccccttggcataccttcaagtacccccaggggtacatgtacccccatttgagaaccactgtactaaactactaaaaacatttaaaaagccaTAGGGCCTGGCACCTATAGTGGACAGGTAAATAGCatattccacaaaaaaaaaactgatgcCTTTTTATAACATAGCAAAGTAAATGTTGTCAATTCACTAATCCGGTATGTTTCATTATAAGAATATTACACATTTATTATTGTGTTTTACTAAATACTGTATTGCTTAAGGATGTATTTTTCTTACAGTAATTGCAAAAAAAGACAGTTTGTGTTTAATGCAATGCTAATGTTAAAGTGTAGGtgattgttttaaataaataaatgggttgtacttgtatagcgcgtttctaccttcaaggtactcaaagcgctttgacactacttccacatttacccattcacacacacattcacacactgatggagggagctgccatgcaaggcgctaaccagcccctatcaggagcaagggtgaagtgtcttagggaaaaaaaacaatttttaagcaACATATGTTGGACTGCACACAACTAGTTTAATGGGCAACTATCTTAATGATGAGTAAACTTGTTAGATTATGTTGTGTACACCTATTCATCAGCTTTTGTTCAGCCAACTTGAGATATTTCTAGACATGTGCCAACTTACAATAAAGATGACTAAATCATTCAGAAATATTTATCTAAGAACCGTGATGCAAATTAGGctgatacaaaaaaaatgttgtccacTGAAAAGCAAGGGCACGGAAAGTGCTTTAAGAaatgttttcaatttttttacttgaacaaaaGACATTCAATAGTAGCgagaacaataaacaatattagGACACCAAGCGATGTAGCTTCCTCAAAAAAGAAGATTGCATTTGTGAAGACAATGCATTTAGCAACCTGCAAACAAgtcccttccatccattttctaccgcttattccctttggagtggcgggggggcgctggtgcctatctcagctacaattgggcggaaggcggtgtacaccctggacaagtcgccacttcatcgcagggccaacacagatagacagacaacattcacactcacattcacacactagggtcaatttagtgttgccaatcaacctatccccaggtgcatgtctttggaggtgggaggggcttatccccaggtgtatgtctttggaggtgggcggggcctatccccaggtgcatgtctttggaggtgggaggaagccggaatacacggagggaacccacgcagtcacggggagaacatgcaaactccacacagaaagatcccgagcccgggattgaactcaggactactcaggaccttcatattgtgaggcagacacactaacccctcttccaccgtgaagccccttgcaCACAggtataaacatgtatttattttttttagctttagTGTACTTTGGCTAAAGTTTTGGCtatttttcacttcctgttgtttGCCGTCCACCAGTCTGACTTGCAGATATGTGTTTCCGTCCGCACAAAAACAAGAGTGAAGATGTCGTCGGCTATTATTAACATATTAATTCATCTGCGACAAATTTTACTATTGATTTTTGTCGACAAGGTTGATGAACTGCTACACATCTAATTGTATGTGCTTCGAAGTTTAAGATAATTGAATAGATATTTTTAGAAGGAGAACTAAGTTATCCTATTTGGAAAATTGTTTGTAACATTACAAAagtaagaaataaaaataaacacatgatATACTACTATTGATATTACTATTGTCACAAGTAATGCAGTTAAAACACTCACCATGCTTTATCTGACACATGAATATCTCACAATACAGCACACATATAGAATCAGCACCACGGACAATGCTTTTTTTCATAGTCCCCCcatacactatttccacattcacacattcacagactgatggcgggagctgccatgcaaagccctggccacgacccatcaggagcaagggtgaagtcaatcaatcaatgtttacttatatagccctaaatcactagtgtctcaaagggctgcacaaaccacaacacaaaccactaccacatcctcgtaagggcaaggaaaactcataaacaaaaatttaggattgttgttattacggtggatgagatttgagtaatatttagctttagctcaggtaagcatgcgtttataagttattaaactatcactccatgcttgatggtgcacctcaagtttagtcgtgcgccatttgcgttccagctttctatataatagtttctgagctctagtttcttctgtaaaccacggggtacgcttttttggagccttttttaactttagcggtgctatgttatcaatggtttcgcgcagggcgtcgttaaagttgttagtgaggttatcaatagagcccacatattttgagaatggtgccattaccgagtgcagtaggtcagcaagagttgtcgttgtggcagcattaatgttgcggctgctatagcagttattataatTAGTTTGACGAAAATGCgtttgaacctcgaattttataaggtaatgattggatattactttagtatacgggagtatcgtaattttggaaacggtgatacccctgacaagcactaggtctatcgtattaccgttccGATGCGtgagttcatttattatttgtgtaagaccacagctatcaattatagtctggagcgctatgcacggtctgtccaatggggtattcatgtggatattaaagtcccccattatgattatattatcggcgtgcgtcactagatcagcaacaaactctgagaattcactgataaagtccgaatagggccctggggggcagtagataacagccaggtgtagaggcagcggtgtgacagacctcatagtaagcacctcaaacgattcatatttattatttatgttaggactaaggttaaagtttttgttgtatattagtgcgacccccccccccccaccccttttaaggggatgggcaatatgcgcatgtgtaaagttacaacggacgtgatgaggttggtagaaagtggggattgaaccaagaaccttcaggttgctggcacagccactctccctaactttgccacgccgtcccccaaataAAATGGTCTCAACAGGACAACAATAATAAATCCAAACTAACACCCATACAATCCTCAAAAATCAACAAAAGCTACATGCTTACAGCAGCACATTCAACCCAAAGTCcaaacagaaaaataaaaaaaatgtaaaaaaaacactagttTCTATATCTTTTGTCACAACATTAGTGAATCTAGTAAGCATATTAAGTACAACAATAACTTACTATAAGGGAACTAGTCAGCTCTTAGACATGtcaaaaagggaactgcactacTTTTTTTAGAATGTTGCCTATTGTTAACAATCTTTCTGAGAGACAGTAAGActgatctcagggcattcaatcaatcgcaactggactgtttggtttaaTTTAGCAGGTGTTTTCCTTCTCTTTCAAGTAGGCTTCGTCAGTTCAAGCccaaagacttagattggtcagatgtagtctagcggctggtgccaaaaccccgaaTACTTATACTGAAATACCAGGAGGATGTGCCCATGCAGGCAAGGATGGTTCCGCccagaaaaacaactgttgagatgGAAACAAAGGCTTCTAAAGAAGACTGATGTatttgttttaatgcattctaactcgtcaaTAAACAGATGATCCTATATTTTGCTCACAAAGCTCTTTAAATAACTATCAAAAAACCGctaacaatactttatttacattttgtgacctgaatattaaccaagtatttgggatattgttattataagtgctaactaaCACAGACATACTATTTTAAAATGGCGCTTTGATCACAGAGCTATACCTTGAGCTGCTAtattagtggttcttaaccttgttggaggtaccgaaccccagcagtttcatatgtgcattcaccgaacacctttttagtgaaaaataaaagtgtttttttttttcaaattcaggacaaagttactgtatttccttgaattgccgccgggtatatagtaggcGCCTGCCTAgagttactgccgggtcaaactcgtttcgctaaatattacttttattagcgcatgtctagaatttccaccgggtcaaactcgtcacgtcacgagtgacacttcacctgtcatcattttcaaaatggaggaggctgatttcaataatttgaaatcgcataaagggaagaagattaagagctattcagtaggatttaaggtacaagctattgaatatgctaaaaagaaaagtaagcagctatgttttattaatataccgtagctgcgtgtgtcaaatacgaaTCATTAaacgactcccgcctcctggtggtagagggcgctagtgatccttcttgcgacaactcagctgcagaagaagggaatacaagcagcaagagtgagcgccgatcatttattttttcctctcgcttgcacttttagcATGGAGGATTacgtatctaaaataaaacagttttttaaactggactttcaatcgaagcaggaggtaataaaggaagatctccatggagacagagagacttttaaaactgaagaaagataaggaagacttctataaacaagttatcgatgcttttgatcagaaggagctgcgcatggacttcatttataagtaaaggtaagaccataataacgtgttttttttttttattaaatgtgcttttcatgatggtatctttacatcacactcaaatttataagcgcaggcctaaatttactacatgcctttggtaaacgccggtgtgagaagaggttttaaaattaattagcgccccggcggctattcgaGGATATACGGtattttttggtaacactttagtttggggaacttattctaagtaacaaagacttaatttagaattatttggacactaggggaacatattctaagtaataacgACTATAATGACTATTTAAGAGGCAATATGTTACTAatatgcatgttaataagcaactaattaaaggtgaatatgttccccatactaaaatgttggcatgttttttttactggtgcacacaatgaaccgtgcatgacatcaccttgtttaaacaaaaccaacacagtgcataaactcacaactaaTGACACATCTCCAAATCAGTCAGCtcttgccgtatccgtaatacgccgataaggagaagtttgtatttacatgatgagtcgggtCTTTTGACCTCCGcccaacccctagggttcgatcgaacccaggttaacaACCCCTGTGCTATATTGATATCATCAGCTGGTGAGCCGCTTTCTTGCTTCGGAGCTCGTGAACGTTTACTGTAGATCActaataatgcctctcaccttgatggTAGAAGAACGAGAACATGATCCGACATGCTAGTCAACTTTGGCATCCGATTTAGACCCAGAAATGGCTAGAAAGACACAAAAACCTGTTTGGTTCTGGCCCCCTTTATTTTTCACGAGGATTattagtcattcttcatctaaacaaaaATGTATCATATCAGTCGGCATCCAAGTAAGAGCAGGCATTTTAaagtaagtgatgttttgttatgtttgttggctctcaggaAGTCTGCAGTGAATAACAATCAGTGATGTTGTCAGACGAAAAAGTCTACTTGAAGATGTGCTCGTGAATTTAATGTGCTACCTTATGCTTAAATTTAGCAAATATTTataaacatgttattatgaatgtgcatgttactaaacactatacatactgtatatacttagagtgtgtataaaaccttaatggacgTGGCTGGATATTTAAGTGCTTAATAGGCAGAATTGATTGTGAATCATAAGCAACATTCAAAAATAAGTGCATTTTCCCTAAGTAAAGCAAAACAGTGTCACGACTGATGAAAACGTTTGGAAGTAACAAAGATATGGTTTGAACTGACATGATTTTGTAGCGGGACTAAACAATAGTTTTAGGGGAAAAATCAACAGATATTCAGCCTACCTTATCACTGTTAGGTAAAGTCTGAGTCCTGGTAAAGGTGTCTCCTCCATTAATACTGATCAGTTCAGCATCTACAGGTGGATAAGGTCCGGGGAAAACCACTACGTCACTCTTGAGTGTGTCTGAGCTGAAACACACGTCATACTGCTGAGTAGCTTTGGAGTAAGACCAGCTCCCGTCAGGATGGGTGGTGATCATCGGGGCGCCGTACCTGCCGAAAGtgccgtctgtctgtctgtggcaTCTGACGGCTATTAAAGTGATGAGGCTGAGCAGAAAGATGAGTGACACGGCCACAATGGCGATGAGCAGGTACAGGTGTAAGTCGGAGAAGTTCTCCTCCTTTATGGGCACATGTCTGAACTGAGTGTGGATGTCAGCTGTGCTTTCAAGCACCACCACATCTATAGACACAGTAGCTGACAGGGAGGCTTCTCCATGATCACACACCGACACCACCAAGGGGTGACTTTTCAGGTCATTGTCACTCATTCTCCTCTTGGTGCGGATCTCCCCGGTGCTGGTTCCCATCCGGAATAAGTTGTTGTTGTTGCCCTTGGACTCAGACAGGTGATAGGAGAGCAGTGCATTGTATCCAGAGTCTGCGTCTACAGCCCTGATCTTTgccacaaagtatcccgcttcaGCAGAATAGGGGATGCTCTCACTGTTAACGGAGCTGTGCTCAGAATATGGCGCCAGAATGGTGGGACTGTTGTCATTCTCATCCAGGATAAAAACATTGACAGTCACGTTGCTGCTGAGTGGAGGAACACCAGAGTCTGTGGCCCGGACTTTAAACTGGAACGTCTTTAACTTCTCATAGTCAAACGACTGCAAACTGACTATATCTCCAGTCTCTGAGTTGATGTTTACAATTGATGTGATTTGAAAATGTTCCAGATTATTATCCAACAGCGCATAAGATACTCTTGCGTTATCAGCTGTATCTGC includes:
- the LOC133552318 gene encoding protocadherin alpha-5-like, which produces MRTRHQPTKQDLFWIPFAVLLCFHGSSASQLSYSINEEVNKGFVVGNIARDLNLNVQELDARDLRVVSSYGKEYFNVNLQTGNLFVKERIDREELCTNLAKCSLRIQAVLNNPMTAYRIEVSVFDINDNSPVFIEHAYSLDIFESAIPGERYLLPVAVDADIGSNSVRNYKLSNNEHFTLDVQSGGDHGVSAELVLHKALDREKQSLIRLTLTAVDGGKPPKSGSLQIRVNVLDVNDNVPTFSKSLYKVRVGEDAPQGSVVIKLNATDLDEGMNSKILYSLIKRGNNDPSDVFKLNTETGEITVKGSLDYEETPAYEVRVQALDQGTVPRSAHAKLLIEVIDVNDNAPEITVTSLMTPVKENAELGTIVALITVSDKDGGNNGVTSCKVVGSVPFKLKSNYKNDYSLVVDGALDRENTSLYNVSIIASDEGSPPLSTSSIITVHVSDVNDNAPRFMEPVINVYVKENSPTGNSLCSINALDPDLDANAKVSYTLLDVNPGNIPIKSLLNINSESGDIVSLQSFDYEKLKTFRFKVQATDSGVPPLSSNVTVNVFILDENDNSPTVLAPYSEHSSVNSESIPYSAEAGYFVAKIRAVDADSGYNALLSYHLSESKGNNNNLFRIGTSTGEIRTKRRMSDNDLKSHPLVVSVCDHGEASLSATVSIDVVVLESTADIHTQFRHVPIKEENFSDLHLYLLIAIVAVSLIFLLSLITLIAIRCHRQTDGTFGRYGAPMITTHPDGSWSYSKATQQYDVCFSSDTLKSDVVVFPGPYPPVDAELISINGGDTFSRTQTLPNTDKVGWKSVCVSS